Within Candidatus Desulfatibia profunda, the genomic segment GCTAAGGGCACTCCATCATAAATCCATGGAATGCCCTTTTTCCTCGAAACCTAAACTACAGTGACATTTACAGCGGCAGGACCTTTTTGACCTTGCTCTATGTCAAAGGTAACTCGATCGCCCTCTTTGAGAGATTTAAAACCGGCTGAGTTGATACCTGAATGATGAACAAATACATCCGGACCAT encodes:
- a CDS encoding cold-shock protein; the protein is MANGIVKWFNDKKGFGFIEQEDGPDVFVHHSGINSAGFKSLKEGDRVTFDIEQGQKGPAAVNVTVV